GTATATAAAAACTAGCTTAATTATGATTGTTTTTGTTCTACTATTTTTAAAAGATTTAAAAAACAATGGGGTATATTTTCTTTTAGCTTTTGTTATTTTATATTCAATATTGGGATCAGTAGATATAGTTGAGGAAAGGCAAAAGGTAGGATATATAATAAATTCTCTTCCAGTTACAAGAAAAGAAATAGTTATGAGTAAATATTTAAAGCTATTAATTATAACACCAATAATAATATTTGTATTAGTTGGATTATCTAGAGTACTTCAAAGTTTTGGAATAGCTGCGCTTGAATTTAAAACAGCTATATATATGTTTTCCATTATTATTGCGATTTACTCCATAAATTATTTGTTTTACTTTATTTTTGGATCAAAAATCTCTGCTATGTTACAAATTATAATTTACGGATTAGTTTGGAGTTTTTCTTTTACATTTTTAGTGAAATTATCACAAGAGGGGTTTATGAATTTAATAGATAAATGGAATGAGTATATAGGGGTAATTTTTGCTTCTTCAATTATAATTTTTGTAGCATGTGCTAGTTTAGCAATAAAACTATATGAGAGGAAGGATATATGATAGAGAGGATATTATGGTATATAAAATATTTAGCATTAAATTCATATAAATATATGTTTAATTTATTTATAAAGTTCCAAATTACAAATATAATTTAGTTTTACGTTACGTGAAAAAATCCAAAGGAGGTGAGCTTTAGTGGGAGTTTAGTGATTAAGGTACACTCTCTCATTAAAGATAAAAGATGATAAATTTAATAAGAAAAGACCTTATCATAGTTAAGAAAAGTATTATTATATTTATTTTATTGCTAATACCAATTACTTATGGATGCTATAAGCTTTCTAATTCTTTTAATTTTTTTGCTTATGTTTTTATAATATTTTTTATGAGCTATTTTACATTTACCATTATGGAAAGCTTTAAATATGCAAAAGAGACACTAATAGTAAATAGTCTTCCAATAAAAAGAGAAGAAATAGTTATGCATAAATATTTAATGCTTATATTGTATGTTTTTATCTTTGGGGTTGTAGTTATGTTAGAGACAACACTTCTTAAGCTTTTTAAAGTGGCTGGAGGAAGTGTGGCTAGCCCTTGGACGATAGTAGTAAGTTTGACATTGTGTTTAATTATATTTTCGTTTTATAATCCATTTTCCATAAATAATACTTTAGGAGCACAAAAATTAAATAGCATAATATATATTTTTGTATTAGTTATTCCTGGAGTGATGAAGAAAGCATTATCAACTTCACTGGGTGAGAAGATTTTAAACTTTATTATGGGTATAAAGAATATAAACTTAATACATTTATTATTCCTATGTATTGGTATTTTATTTTACTTCATATCTTTTGGCATATGTAGTAAAATGTATAAGTTAAAGGATTTTTAAATATAGCTAAATACAAGTAACCGATATTAATTTTCATGAATATAATGAGGTTATAACAATATATTGGGGATGTTTTGAATGTTAACTGCTGATGCAGTATTTGAAGGTGGAGGAATAAAAGCCATTGGCCTAGTAGGTGCTTTATGCTGCTTGGAGAAAAAAGGATACAAATGGAATAGAGTGGCAGGTACGTCAGCTGGAGCAATGGTTGCATCTATGGTAGCAGCAGGATATAAAGGGGAAGAAATGAAAAACATAATCCAAAATATAAACTATAAAGATTTTCAAGATAGTAGAGCATCTAAAATTAAAATTGTAAAGATGTTTAATTTTTTCAAGGATAAAGGAGCATATAGTGGCGACCCTATTGAAAGGTATATATACAATTTATTAAAAGATAAAGGAAAAATAAAATTTAAAGATATATGGGGAGATTCAGGTTCAAAGCTAAAAATTGTGGCAGCGGATATCACTAAAAATGATATGCTGATACTTCCAGATGATTTGGTTAGATACAATATAAATCCAAAGGAATTTGAAATAGCAAGAGCGGTAAGAATGAGTATTGGAATTCCTTTTTTCTTTAAACCTGTGAAGCTTAAATATGATGGATTCAATAATAAAAGAAATAAGGAAAATAAAATAAAATTAGATTATAAATATATAAGTGACTATAAAGATAGTATTAATAATCATGAAGAAAATAGCGATTATAATGATAATACTAGTTACATTGTAGACGGGGGAATTTTAAGCAATTTTCCTGTATGGATATTTGACGTAGAAGGAAGTCCTAGGTGGCCTACGTTTGGATTTAAATTAGTAGAAAAGGAATTAACCCATACTGCTTCAGGAAAAAAAGATTTTATTTCTTATACCATGGATGTGATAAATACTTTATTAGACAGAAACGAAATGAGATACATAAGAGATAAGGATATGGTAAGAACTATATCTATTCCTACATTAGGAGTAAAAACTACAGAATTTAATTTAAGTCAGGAGAAAAATCAACAATTATTTGATTCGGGATACGTTGCAGCAGAAAAATTTATTGGTAGATGGGATTTTGATAGATATTTAAGATTTTACAGAAAACCTATATAAGAGAATAATAATTATATATTATGATTATCCCACAAAAAGCATTACATTCCCTGAATTATGAAATTTCTCTGGAATGACTTGCATAAGAAGCAAAAGAACTGTTTAAATTAAATTTATTGTTCCGAGCTCTTATGCAAGTTATGGAGGAGAAATTTCATAATTCCATTACATTGTACCTTATTGTGGGTTAATCATATTATATACTTGTGTTCTGAGAATATTAATGTTCTCAGATTTTTTATTTATACAACAATAAGAATTAGCAAGATGTTGTAACTTGTAAAAATAGTATTAGATGATTATCCCACAAAAAGTATTACATTACTTGAATTACGAAATTTCTTAAATTAAATTTATTATTCCAAGCTCTTCTGCAAGTCATGGAGGAGAAATTTTATAATTCCAGCACATTGTACCTTTTTGTGGTTTAATCAGTATATTAAATATAAAAAATATTCACATTAGTGAATATAAATTGCAGTATTGGTGGATTAAATGATAATATATTCATATAGGAACTTTAATATAATTTAGCGTAAATGGGAAGTGACTTATAAGTACATGTGTGGAGGTGGCTTATGTTAAAAATAAATTTTTATCAATTGGGAAAAATAGATAATGATAAACTTCTATATGCTGTAATAGTTGCAAGATATAATGGACAGTGGATATTTGTTAAACATAAAGAAAGGGATACTTGGGAAATTCCAGGAGGGCACAGAGAAATTAGTGAAAATATAAATGATACTGCCGCTAGAGAGCTATTTGAGGAAACTGGAGCAAAAAAATTTATATTAACACCCATTTGCATTTACTCAGTGGAGAAGGGGAATATAGAATCCCATGGTCAATTATTTTATGCAGAAGTACAATCACTAGATAATTTACCAGATTATGAAATAGAACAAATAAGATTTTTTAAGGAAATGCCTAAAAATTTAACTTATCCATTGATTCAGCCACATTTATTCCAAAAGGTATTAAGTGTATTAAAAGAATATAAGGAGAATAGAAAATGAGTGAAAACAGTATAAATCCACAAATTCTAGATAAACTTACAAAGGTTTGTTTATGTAAGGCTATATCTAGGGCAACTATTAAAAAAGCCATAGAAAACGGAGCCAAAACTGTAGAAGAAGTTAAGAAAGCAACAGGTGCTACCACAGGGGGTTGTGGAGGGAAAAGATGTACACCTAAAATTCAACAACTTATAGATGAATATAAGAATAAATAAAAATATAATAATAAATAGAAAGTCGCTATCTTAAATAATAATAAGATAGCGACTTATTATTAAAATAATTTTTAACTAGTATGATTATCTCACAAAAAGCATTATATTACTTGAATTATAAAATTTCTTAAATTAAATTTATTGTTCCGAGCTATTATGCAAGTGATGTAGGAAAAATTTTATAATTCCACAGCATTGTACCTTTCGTGATTTAATCACTAGTATACGTTTTTATGAGAAGTGATTGTAAAATAATTATTTTAAAGATTATTATTTACCTCTACCATCAGTATAAGTATATTTAAGTTCATAACCACTACCAAATAGAGGAGTCATTATATTTTTAACGTATTTATATCTATAGGTATTCTTTCTAGAGTAGGTTGTAGGAGCTATAACTGCATCATCGACTAAAAGAATTTTTTCAGCTTCCTTGTAAGCTTCTACTCTTTCCTTCTCATCAACAGAACTCATAGCTTTCTTTAAAAGCTCATCGTATTGTTTATTTGACCATCCAGTTGGAACTATTCCAGCACCAGTCATCCACATATCATAGAAAGTATTAGGATCGTTATAATCTCCAATCCAAGCCATACCAGCTACTTGATAATCCATTTCATCTGTTCTCTTTTGAAGTATTTCAAATGTCATGTATTCAGCTTTTATATTAACACCTAATGCCTTTTTATACATTTCCTGTTCATATTCTGCTGCTTTTTTAGTCTCAGCATCTGTATTACCATGTAAAATTGTAACTGTTACTTTACTTGGATCTGGGTCCATTCCTAATTCTTTTAATCCTTTTATTAAAAGTTCCTTAGGATCTTTATTATCTTCGATCATCTTTTTAATTGGCTCTTCTCCAACAGTTTCTCTAAAGTCTTTTCCATTTAATTGAACTGATGGTGGACACCAGCCATATGCAGGAGCGTTTACTCCGTAAGTTATAACATTGGCGTAATCATCTCTAGTGTATGCAATAGAAAATGCTTTTCTTACATTTGCATTGCTGAATAACTTATCCTTTTGGTTAAAGAATAAATATCCAGTAGATGGTCTATATCCTTTTATATTATCCATTTTATCCTTCTTTTGCTCAAATTTCTTTATCCATTCAGGTTTAGTAACTCCACCAGAATCTAATGTGCCGTTTAATAGTGAACCGTAAGCTGCATTAGCCTCTTTTATTATTTTAAAGTTAACTTTTTCAAGTTTAACGTTGTCTTTATCCCAATATTTATCATTTTTTTCAAGTACTATTTCCTGTTGGTGTTTCCAATCTTTAAGTACAAATGGTCCACAATATACCTCTAATGTACTTGCTTCTGTACCATACTTTTCACCATGTTTAGATACTACATCTTCTCTTTGAGGAAGGAATAATTTAAAGTAGGTCAAATCAAGAAAATAAGGACATGGTTGTTTTAATGTGAATTCCAAAGTTTTATCATCTACAGCTTTTACTCCTACTGCATCCTTAGGACCTTTACCAGCATTATATTCTTCTGCTCCTTTTATTGGCGATAACAAAAATGCATAGTTAGAAGCAGTTTTAGGATCTAATGTTCTTAGTATACTGTACACAAAATCCTTTGCAGTAACCTTTTTACCATCTGACCAATTATAATCTCTTAAGTGGAAAGTCCACACAGTACCTTCTTCATTATGTTCCCACTTTTCTGCTCCGGCAGCTTTTATAACGTCTTTACCATTTTCGTCTTGTTCAACTCTTGTCAAACCTTCATATACTTCTGTAAAAATTTGTGCACCATAATAATCATTGGATCTAGCTACATCTAGTGATTTTGGCTCAATACCTAAATTAAGATTTAAATATTGTTCCTTGTCCATTTTAATTACCTTAGGCGGATCTTTTTTCTTATCATCAGGATTTTTATTATTTTCCCCGCATCCTACTAAAGCTGTAGAAACCATTAAAGTTGCACCAAGAACAAGTGATAATAACTTTTTACTCTTCAATTTATAACCTCCCCTTTAAAATATAGAATTAGAAATTTATAGTAAAAGCAATACATTACTATACATATAAAATTTATTTTGTAAGTATTATTAAAAGGATATTTAAAAATGTATATGTTTAGTATTGCTTGATAATATATTATATTAACCAGTATATGTTAATAGTACAAAAAAGTGTTACAAGTTATTTACAAATATAGACAATAAAATATTGATATTTCCCAATTTTATAATAGTATTATGGTTATTAAAGAAATATAATACATATAAAATAATATATAGTATTAATTTAATTCATGTGAAAATTAGTAAAAGACTATTATATGGAGGAAATTTATATGAATGATGAGGTGGAAAAAGTTTTAAAAATGGTTGATGAGGGCAAAATATCTTATGATGAGGGAGCAAAATTAATAGCTTCTGCAAAAAAAACAAAAAAAGAAGAAGTAAGTATATGGAATTTTCATGATAATTCAGTTGGCAGAAGGTTTTCTGGAGAAAAGATGCTTAAGATTAATATTTTATCTGCTAAGGGAGATAAAATTAATGTAATACTTCCTATAAAGGTGGTTAAAATTATATTGAAATCAAAAAGTAAAATTAATAAATTAAATATGCAAAACTCAAAAGAAATAGATTCTGAAGCTATAAAAGAAACTATTATATCAGCAATAAAAAAAGGTACCGTAGGAAAGATAATTGATGTAAAAAGCGCAGAAGGAGATATTCTTGAAATAATAATAGAATGATTAACCCACAAAAAACATTATATTACTTGAATTATGAAATTTCTCTGGAATGACTTGCATAAGAAGCGAAGGAACTGTTTAAATTTAATTTTAGAAATTCTTCTTTTAGACAGATAAAATTATCGTAAGCCTGGCAAGGACGCCAGGCTAGCGAACCTGAGGCAGGACGCTGAATGTGAGCGTTAGATAATTTTATATGGATAAAAGATTAGAATTTCTTAAATTAAATTTATTGTTCCTAGCTCTTATGAAAGGCATGGAGGAGAAATTTCATAATTCCACCACATTGTACCTTATTGTGGGTTAATCATAGAATAGTTAAATTAGGCACATTGAAATAAATAACAAGTCAGTATGCTAGTCTATTTTGCGTCATACTGCGTCAGCAGAACCCACCGATAGTTCTACTAGCGGCGGAACCTGCTTCCTTATCTGACAGAAAATATACCAGTATCTTTGACTTGTTATTTATTTTCATGTACCTTATTAATACATTTATAGAGTAATTTTATGGAGGATGCTATATGAAAGTTCATATAATAAATAATGATGGTAAAGAAAACGTAATAAATATACCTTTATGGATTTTAGGTATTGGTAATGGCAAATGGATTAATAAAATTATAAATAACAGTAATTCGCACAATAAAAATATAGGAGAAAAATGTTCGGAAAATAATTTGGAGGGAGCTTTAGAAAAACTAGAATTTATTCAGGACATGGATAAAAAACAACTAAAGAAATGTATAAGTGTTTTAAGTGAATATAAGGGATTGAAAGTGATAGAAATTAAAAGTAGCCATGGAACTTACGTTAAAGTAGTTATTTAAAAAGGAGGAATAAGTTATGGACGCAATAGAACTTATGGTGTATGAACATAAGAATATTAAAAGAATGCTTAAAGTAATAAGAAAATATTGTTTAAGAATTTTAAAGGATGAAAAGGTAGACTATAGTGATTTCTATAGAATCATAGATTTTGTAAGAAATTATGCAGATAAACATCACCATGGGAAAGAGGAAAAACTTCTTTTTAATAAGATGGTAGATGAAATAGGATCTACTGCTGAGAAATTAGTTAAACATGGTATGTTGGTAGAACATGATTTAGGAAGACTTTATATTATGAATTTAGAAGAGGCAGTAAAAAAGGTTCAAGAGGGTAATGAGGAATCAAAATTAGACATAATTGCTAATGCTATAGGATATGTAGATTTGCTTAATAGACATATAAAAAAGGAAGATGATGTAGTATATAAATTTGCAGAAAGAAGCTTAAATAAAGAAACTCTAGTTAAACTACAAGAAGAATGTGCTGCCTTTGAAAAAGAAGCAGATGAAAATAAGATTTCAGAAAAATACATTGCTTTAATTGATGAGTTGGAGAGAAAAATAAGCTAGCTAACGGTAATCCAAATATGGTAATTAGGGTTTGAGTTTATTGTGTTGGATAAAAAATGAGTCAAGTAATGAGTAGGGAAAATAGAATATAAACTAAGATAAAATAATGCTTACCACTTTTTAAATATGGAGGTAGGCATTATTTTTTTATTATAAAATTAATAAAAAAATACAATAATAATCTACGAAAAACATGTCAAGTATGCTAATATAAAAGTGTATTTAAAGCAAAGAAATTTATTAAAATTGTCATTTAAAGAAGTTTTATTCATAAAAAAGTAATTATATAGGATAATGTAAATGTAAGCAAATATAAATTAATGTAACAATTCTGATTTGCATATAGACATATAGAATAGGAGAAATTTGACTATGAAAAAAGCAAACTTATTAAAAAAATATATAAAAAGAATTAAACTTTCCCTAATAATATGTATTTTATTAGTTATGAGTATCACCATGTTTGGATGTGAAATGAATAAAAAAATAGGAGGAATAGAAAAAGAAAGTAGTAAGCAAACTTATGCTATGGGAACTATAGTAAGTTTTAAAGTATATGGGGAAAAGTCACAGGAAAACATAGAAGAAGCCATAAAATTATTAGGAAACATAGAAGATAAAATGTCTGTAAATAAGGAAAATAGCGAAGTAAATAAATTAAATTCTTCAGCAGGTAATAAATCAGAAAAAGTAAGTAAGGAAACTTATTATGTTATAAAAAAGGCTATGGAGTACAGCAAGCTTTCGGAGGGAGCATTTGATATTACAGTAGAGCCGCTAGTTAAACTATGGGGCATAGGAACTGATAAGGCAAGGATACCTTCAGAGGAAGAAATTCAAAAAGCTAAAGAGTTTATAAACTATAAAAATATAGAAGTTAATGAAAATGGACAAATTTATTTAAAAAAACAAGGAATGAAAATAGACCTAGGTGGTATAGCAAAAGGCTATGGTGCAGATGAAATAAAATCCATGCTTATAAAAAATGGAGTGAAAAGTGCTTTTATAAATATAGGAGGAAATGTAAATCTCTTGGGAAGTAAAACTGATGGTAGCCTATGGAAAATAGGTGTGCAAAATCCATTAAAAGATAAAGGAGAATATTTAGGTATTTTAACTGTAGCTGATAAATCTATAGTAACCTCAGGAAATTATGAGAGATACTTTGAGAAGAATGGCAAAAGATATCACCATATTTTTGATGTAAGTACAGGATATCCAGCAAAAAAAGGGCTTATAAGTACTACCATAGTTTCAGATAAATCCATTGATGGAGATGCCCTATCTACAACCACTTATGTATTAGGACTAGAAAAGGCTATAAAGCTTGTAGAAAGCCAAAAGGGCGTGGATGCAATATTTGTTACTAAAGATAAAAAGGTTTATGTTACTTCGGGATTAAAGGATAGCTTTAAACTTACGGATGAAGAATTTAAATATATGAATCAATAACCAGTAGGCAATGGAGGAACGGTATGAAAAAAGGAGATAAAATTGTATTAGTTACTATAATGATACTAATCATATGTAGTGTAGCCGGAATTTTAGGCTATAGATATTTTAATAAAAATAGTAAAATAGTAGCTACAATAAAGCAGGATGGTAAAATAATTAAAACTATAGATTTAAGTAAGGTTAGTAAAGCAGAGGAAATAAGAATGTCTAGTGAAAGTGATCATTATAATATAATAAAAGTGGAAAAGGGTAGGATTAGATTTATAGATGCAGATTGCCCAGATAAGATATGTATAAAAGCAGGATGGCTTAAAAAGCCTGGAGATAGTGCTGCTTGCCTTCCACATAAAATTATAATAACAATACAGGGAAAAAATCTTGAGGTTGATGATGTAGCTTATTAATTAGGAGATAAGTAATAAGTAAGAGGTAATAAGTAAGAGGTAAGGATAAAACTCAAGGAGTTTTTTATAATTAATTTGTAAGTAACAGGTAATAATTAATAGTTGTGCTGAAAATTCAGCTTTGCTGAATTTTTTCAATAGCTTTTACCTCTTACTTCTTATTTCTTACTTAATCTGTAATTTGAAATTTTAAATTAAAAGGTTTATTTATTTAAGATAAAGCTTAAGATCTATGTGCGAAAGATGAGTTATTAAATTAGAGATGGATGTGTTGTCATGAGGGAAGTTAATAATTTTAAAAAAAGCTTAAATAAAAGGGTATTTTTAAGTTTAATGGTAGCAGTGGCCCTTGGAATATATGTAATAGAGGCTCAAATTCCTGTGATTTTTCCAGGAATAAAATTAGGACTTTCCAATGTGGTTTCATTAATAGTGCTCATAGCCTTTGGGGGCAAAGAAGCCCTTTTAGTAATGTTTTTAAGAACTTTACTTGGAACTATGTTTACGGGAACTTTATCCTCATTCTTATTTAGCATCATAGGAGGATTGCTTAGCAATATAGTTTCTATAATAATGTATAAAAAATTTAGTAAATATTTTAGCATAGAAATAATAAGCATAGTAGCAGCAGTATTTCATAATTTAGGACAACTTTTAGTAGCAGCATTTATAGTACAGGATTTTAGAATATATGTATACTTTCCAGTTTTGATGGTATCTGCTTTGATTACAGGATATTTTACAGGTTTGGTGGCTAAATATTTTAGCAAACATGTTGAAAAGATGAAATTAGGTAAGAGGTAAGAGGTAATAAGTAATAAGTAAGAGGTAAGGGGGATTTTCCTTCACTGGGTTATGGAAAATCTTTAATTGAATATCAGTAATTGGATAGTAAGAAAAGCTATAACTGTTTCATTAAACGAAGTAGTTATAGCTTTTCTTTTTAAGAGCTCTTACTTTTTACCTTTTCACTCTTACTTTTACTATCTGGTTTCTTGTTACTTATTCATAAATTAATTATAAAAAACTCTTTGAGTTTTATCCTTAACTCTTAACTATTACTTCTTACTTTTTACCTCTTACCTATTCTATCCTACAAATTTTATATTTCATATCTTATTTTTAATTTTCTATTCTCACAGGACATTCTAAACAGCTTCTTCCTTGTCAAGAATAAGCTTTCCATCGTGAGCTTTAAGTACCTTAGTAGGGCACTTTTCTACACATTGCATGCATAGAGTACATTTATTGCTGTCTACTACAGGAAGATTGTTTTCTAAAACTATAGCACTGCTAGTACAGTTTCTAGCACATAGACCACAGCTTATACATCCAGTATTACATACTTCTTTTACTTCTTTTAGTTTATCTTTTGAGTTACAAGAAACTCTTATTATTTCAGAAACAGGCTTAATTTCAATGACATGTCTAGGGCAGATATTTACACAAGCACCGCAGGCAGTACATTTCTTTTCGTCTACCACTGCAATACCGTTTTGAATACTAAGAGCGCCAAATTGACAAACCTTAACGCAACTGCCTAGACCAAGGCAACCAAAACTGCAAGCTTTAGCACCGCCACCAGGAAGTACAGATGCCTCTAGACAGTCCATATTCCCATAGTAAGTACCTTTCATCTTTGCACTTTCACAGCTGCCTACACATTTAACAAAGGCCTTAGTAGGTTCAGCAGCTTCAACTGTAATGCCCATTATATCTCCAATTTTTTCAGCTGCGGCAACACCACCTACAGAACAACAATTTGGTTTAGCAGCACCATCAACCACTGCTTGTGCATATGCATCGCAACCTGCATATCCACAACCACCACAGTTAGCACCAGGTAGACAATCTTTTATTAAAGGTACTCTCTCATCTACTGGTACATGAAACTTTTTAGAAGCATAGCCTAAAACTACACCAAACAAAAGACCTAACCCACCTAAACTAAGGGCGGGAAATAATAAACCATTTACATCCATTTATTTGCACCTCCCATTAATGAATTAATCCTTGGAATCCTAAAAAGGCTATGGACATAAGTCCAGCTGTAATCAATGAAATAGGAAGTCCTTTCATAGCCTCAGGCATATTTTTGTTTCCGTCCATTCTCTCTCTTATACCTGCAAGAAGCACAATAGCTAGCATATATCCAAGACCAGAGCCTAGTCCAGCTACTACAGAACCAAGTAAAGTATATTTTTCATTCATATTGATTATAACTGCACCTAAAATAGCACAGTTTGTAGTTATAAGAGGTAAGAAAATACCAAGAGCCTTATAAAGGGAAGGACTTTTCTTTTTAATAACCATTTCCACAAACTGAACTAAAGAAGCTATAACCAGTATAAAGGCAATAGTGTACATATAAGGAATATTTAAAGGTATTAGAATAAAATTGTACACTATATATGAAATAAATGATGCTAAAACCATAACGAATGTAACAGCAAGTCCCATACCAGCTGCAGTTTCTATTTTTTTAGAAACCCCAAGGAAAGAACAAATTCCAAGGAATTTAGATAGAACAAAGTTATTAACTAAAAGGGAACTAAAAAATATTAAAAATAAATTCATAGAGTTACCACCTCTCTTATGATCTAGACGATTTTTGTTCAATCATTATAAAAAATGGCTATGAAGTTGATGTTTAAAACAAATGCCATTTATTTAGTTATAAAGATTTTTACTAATGTTTTACAGAGCAGTGAGCACAGTTTCCGTCACAGCCTTTAAATTCAGTAATTCTTTTATTTTCCTTTGCTTTTCTTGCATTGAATACATTTATAAGTGCCATTAAAATTCCAAGAGTGAAGAAAGCACCAGGAGCCAATATCATTATGATGGCAGGCTGAAATGAAGACGGCATAAGCTGATATTCAAATATCTTTCCAGTACCTAAAAGCTCTCTTATAATACCAATTATAGTAAGAGAAAGAGTAAATCCAAGACCTTGTCCAAGACCATCAAAAATAGAAATTATAGGACCGTTTTTAGAAGCAAACGCTTCTGCTCTTCCAAGAATAACACAGTTAACAACTATAAGAGGAATAAAAATTCCAAGTGATTTATATAAATCAGGCACATAACCTTGCATTAAAAATTGAAGTAAAGTAACAAAACCCGCAATGACAACTATAAATGAAGGAATACGAATTTTGTCTGGAATAAATTTTCTTAAAAGGGATATAACAAAATTTGATCCCATAAGCACTACAGTGGCAGCAATCCCCATACCAAAACCATTTTTAGCACTGGTGGTTACAGCTAGAGTAGGACACATAGCTAAAACTTGTACAAATATAGCATTTTCAGTTAGGATACCATTTTTCAATCTTTCTAAAGGGTTTGCCATTAGTTATTCCCTCCTTTTAAATTATTTTTATAGAAGTTAA
The DNA window shown above is from Haloimpatiens massiliensis and carries:
- a CDS encoding ABC-2 transporter permease encodes the protein MFNLIRKDMLHEKKYIKTSLIMIVFVLLFLKDLKNNGVYFLLAFVILYSILGSVDIVEERQKVGYIINSLPVTRKEIVMSKYLKLLIITPIIIFVLVGLSRVLQSFGIAALEFKTAIYMFSIIIAIYSINYLFYFIFGSKISAMLQIIIYGLVWSFSFTFLVKLSQEGFMNLIDKWNEYIGVIFASSIIIFVACASLAIKLYERKDI
- a CDS encoding ABC-2 transporter permease; this translates as MINLIRKDLIIVKKSIIIFILLLIPITYGCYKLSNSFNFFAYVFIIFFMSYFTFTIMESFKYAKETLIVNSLPIKREEIVMHKYLMLILYVFIFGVVVMLETTLLKLFKVAGGSVASPWTIVVSLTLCLIIFSFYNPFSINNTLGAQKLNSIIYIFVLVIPGVMKKALSTSLGEKILNFIMGIKNINLIHLLFLCIGILFYFISFGICSKMYKLKDF
- a CDS encoding patatin-like phospholipase family protein produces the protein MLTADAVFEGGGIKAIGLVGALCCLEKKGYKWNRVAGTSAGAMVASMVAAGYKGEEMKNIIQNINYKDFQDSRASKIKIVKMFNFFKDKGAYSGDPIERYIYNLLKDKGKIKFKDIWGDSGSKLKIVAADITKNDMLILPDDLVRYNINPKEFEIARAVRMSIGIPFFFKPVKLKYDGFNNKRNKENKIKLDYKYISDYKDSINNHEENSDYNDNTSYIVDGGILSNFPVWIFDVEGSPRWPTFGFKLVEKELTHTASGKKDFISYTMDVINTLLDRNEMRYIRDKDMVRTISIPTLGVKTTEFNLSQEKNQQLFDSGYVAAEKFIGRWDFDRYLRFYRKPI
- a CDS encoding NUDIX hydrolase, with product MLKINFYQLGKIDNDKLLYAVIVARYNGQWIFVKHKERDTWEIPGGHREISENINDTAARELFEETGAKKFILTPICIYSVEKGNIESHGQLFYAEVQSLDNLPDYEIEQIRFFKEMPKNLTYPLIQPHLFQKVLSVLKEYKENRK
- a CDS encoding (2Fe-2S)-binding protein gives rise to the protein MSENSINPQILDKLTKVCLCKAISRATIKKAIENGAKTVEEVKKATGATTGGCGGKRCTPKIQQLIDEYKNK
- a CDS encoding peptide ABC transporter substrate-binding protein, which encodes MKSKKLLSLVLGATLMVSTALVGCGENNKNPDDKKKDPPKVIKMDKEQYLNLNLGIEPKSLDVARSNDYYGAQIFTEVYEGLTRVEQDENGKDVIKAAGAEKWEHNEEGTVWTFHLRDYNWSDGKKVTAKDFVYSILRTLDPKTASNYAFLLSPIKGAEEYNAGKGPKDAVGVKAVDDKTLEFTLKQPCPYFLDLTYFKLFLPQREDVVSKHGEKYGTEASTLEVYCGPFVLKDWKHQQEIVLEKNDKYWDKDNVKLEKVNFKIIKEANAAYGSLLNGTLDSGGVTKPEWIKKFEQKKDKMDNIKGYRPSTGYLFFNQKDKLFSNANVRKAFSIAYTRDDYANVITYGVNAPAYGWCPPSVQLNGKDFRETVGEEPIKKMIEDNKDPKELLIKGLKELGMDPDPSKVTVTILHGNTDAETKKAAEYEQEMYKKALGVNIKAEYMTFEILQKRTDEMDYQVAGMAWIGDYNDPNTFYDMWMTGAGIVPTGWSNKQYDELLKKAMSSVDEKERVEAYKEAEKILLVDDAVIAPTTYSRKNTYRYKYVKNIMTPLFGSGYELKYTYTDGRGK
- a CDS encoding SHOCT-like domain-containing protein, with protein sequence MNDEVEKVLKMVDEGKISYDEGAKLIASAKKTKKEEVSIWNFHDNSVGRRFSGEKMLKINILSAKGDKINVILPIKVVKIILKSKSKINKLNMQNSKEIDSEAIKETIISAIKKGTVGKIIDVKSAEGDILEIIIE
- a CDS encoding hemerythrin domain-containing protein produces the protein MDAIELMVYEHKNIKRMLKVIRKYCLRILKDEKVDYSDFYRIIDFVRNYADKHHHGKEEKLLFNKMVDEIGSTAEKLVKHGMLVEHDLGRLYIMNLEEAVKKVQEGNEESKLDIIANAIGYVDLLNRHIKKEDDVVYKFAERSLNKETLVKLQEECAAFEKEADENKISEKYIALIDELERKIS
- a CDS encoding FAD:protein FMN transferase; translated protein: MKKANLLKKYIKRIKLSLIICILLVMSITMFGCEMNKKIGGIEKESSKQTYAMGTIVSFKVYGEKSQENIEEAIKLLGNIEDKMSVNKENSEVNKLNSSAGNKSEKVSKETYYVIKKAMEYSKLSEGAFDITVEPLVKLWGIGTDKARIPSEEEIQKAKEFINYKNIEVNENGQIYLKKQGMKIDLGGIAKGYGADEIKSMLIKNGVKSAFINIGGNVNLLGSKTDGSLWKIGVQNPLKDKGEYLGILTVADKSIVTSGNYERYFEKNGKRYHHIFDVSTGYPAKKGLISTTIVSDKSIDGDALSTTTYVLGLEKAIKLVESQKGVDAIFVTKDKKVYVTSGLKDSFKLTDEEFKYMNQ
- a CDS encoding NusG domain II-containing protein; the protein is MKKGDKIVLVTIMILIICSVAGILGYRYFNKNSKIVATIKQDGKIIKTIDLSKVSKAEEIRMSSESDHYNIIKVEKGRIRFIDADCPDKICIKAGWLKKPGDSAACLPHKIIITIQGKNLEVDDVAY